One Salmo trutta chromosome 26, fSalTru1.1, whole genome shotgun sequence DNA window includes the following coding sequences:
- the siae gene encoding sialate O-acetylesterase isoform X1, translating into MCLRICLCFLTILGSLYASGGRFRFASYYGDHMVLQKAPERAVLWGYGPDDTEVTVFLSGGPVTNNAPAVSVAAGIWRVTLDPMEAGGPYNVTVVFQNNHSITLTDVLFGDVWLCGGQSNMAFTTSQVFNASEELALASKFPQVRIFMAALEQSYTELTDLAGVEVPWSVPTAKLLGGGDFKHYSAVCWIFGRHLYKALKYPIGLVTSCWGGTPVEAWSSPRALQHCDLDRINGIPMPYTPSMYLSVWTHSVLWNAMIHPLLNMTIKGAIWYQGEANTDYNQKKYSCSFPSMIDDWRMAFHQSSGRQTSPDFPFGFVQVSTYRKASLSEGFPNIRWHQTADYGFAPNLRMKNTFMAVAMDLGDEMSPFGSIHPRDKQDVAYRLSLGARAVAYGEEGVSFQGPFPSRVLVNDQYINVTYDQRVSVTQSKDIFQICCSVVRAPCDSLSLWVPAPILQWGVSAVQVSTNYCSMDNVAGLRYAWRDWPCDFKACPVYSADGVLPAPPFTLNRWPDKQ; encoded by the exons GTGGTAGGTTCCGCTTTGCCTCCTATTATGGCGATCACATGGTTCTGCAGAAGGCCCCAGAGAGGGCTGTGTTGTGGGGCTATGGACCCGATGATACTGAGGTCACGGTCTTTCTATCAGGAGGACCAGTCACTAACAATGCACCTGCTGTCAGTGTGGCTGCCG GGATATGGAGGGTGACCCTTGACCCAATGGAAGCTGGCGGGCCCTACAACGTGACTGTAGTCTTCCAGAACAACCACAGTATCACTCTCACAGATGTGCTGTTTGGGGATGTCTGGCTGTGTGGGGGACAGAGCAACATGGCTTTCACAACTTCTCAG GTGTTCAATGCATCAGAGGAGCTAGCTCTGGCTTCCAAGTTCCCTCAGGTGCGGATATTTATGGCTGCCTTGGAGCAGAGCTACACTGAGCTGACTGACCTGGCTGGAGTGGAGGTGCCCTGGTCTGTCCCCACAGCAA AGTTGCTGGGTGGTGGGGATTTCAAGCACTACTCTGCAGTGTGCTGGATCTTTGGGCGCCACTTGTACAAGGCGCTGAAGTACCCCATCGGCCTAGTGACGTCCTGCTGGGGAGGCACACCTGTAGAGGCATGGTCCTCCCCCCGAGCACTCCAACACTGTGACTTGGACAGGATTAACGG GATCCCCATGCCATATACACCTTCAATGTATTTGTCTGtgtggactcactctgtgttgtGGAATGCCATGATCCATCCACTTCTGAACATGACCATCAAAGGAGCTATCTGGTACCAAG GTGAGGCCAACACAGACTACAATCAGAAGAAATactcctgttcctttccctccaTGATTGATGACTGGAGGATGGCTTTCCACCAGAGCTCAGGGAGACAGACTTCACCAGATTTCCCCTTTGGATTTGTACAG GTCTCTACGTATAGAAAGGCCTCCTTAAGTGAGGGATTTCCAAACATACGCTGGCACCAGACTGCAGACTATGGCTTTGCTCCCAACCTGCGTATGAAGAACACATTCATGGCCGTTGCTATGGACTTAGGAGATGAAATGTCTCCTTTTGGCAG TATCCATCCCCGGGACAAGCAAGACGTGGCCTATAGACTGTCTCTAGGGGCGAGAGCTGTGGCTTATGGGGAGGAGGGCGTCTCATTCCAGGGGCCTTTCCCTAGCCGGGTCCTGGTCAATGACCAGTATATCAACGTAACCTATGACCAGAGAGTGTCTGTCACTCAATCCAAAGACATTTTTCAG ATTTGCTGCTCAGTGGTGAGGGCACCCTGTGACTCTCTGTCACTGTGGGTCCCAGCTCCCATACTGCAGTGGGGCGTTAGCGCTGTCCAAGTGTCCACGAATTACTGTTCCATGGACAATGTAGCCGGCCTGCGCTACGCATGGAGGGATTGGCCTTGTGACTTTAAGGCATGTCCTGTTTACAGTGCTGATGGGGTTCTACCTGCACCTCCCTTCACTCTCAATCGCTGGCCAGACAAGCAGTGA
- the siae gene encoding sialate O-acetylesterase isoform X2 → MCLRICLCFLTILGSLYASGIWRVTLDPMEAGGPYNVTVVFQNNHSITLTDVLFGDVWLCGGQSNMAFTTSQVFNASEELALASKFPQVRIFMAALEQSYTELTDLAGVEVPWSVPTAKLLGGGDFKHYSAVCWIFGRHLYKALKYPIGLVTSCWGGTPVEAWSSPRALQHCDLDRINGIPMPYTPSMYLSVWTHSVLWNAMIHPLLNMTIKGAIWYQGEANTDYNQKKYSCSFPSMIDDWRMAFHQSSGRQTSPDFPFGFVQVSTYRKASLSEGFPNIRWHQTADYGFAPNLRMKNTFMAVAMDLGDEMSPFGSIHPRDKQDVAYRLSLGARAVAYGEEGVSFQGPFPSRVLVNDQYINVTYDQRVSVTQSKDIFQICCSVVRAPCDSLSLWVPAPILQWGVSAVQVSTNYCSMDNVAGLRYAWRDWPCDFKACPVYSADGVLPAPPFTLNRWPDKQ, encoded by the exons GGATATGGAGGGTGACCCTTGACCCAATGGAAGCTGGCGGGCCCTACAACGTGACTGTAGTCTTCCAGAACAACCACAGTATCACTCTCACAGATGTGCTGTTTGGGGATGTCTGGCTGTGTGGGGGACAGAGCAACATGGCTTTCACAACTTCTCAG GTGTTCAATGCATCAGAGGAGCTAGCTCTGGCTTCCAAGTTCCCTCAGGTGCGGATATTTATGGCTGCCTTGGAGCAGAGCTACACTGAGCTGACTGACCTGGCTGGAGTGGAGGTGCCCTGGTCTGTCCCCACAGCAA AGTTGCTGGGTGGTGGGGATTTCAAGCACTACTCTGCAGTGTGCTGGATCTTTGGGCGCCACTTGTACAAGGCGCTGAAGTACCCCATCGGCCTAGTGACGTCCTGCTGGGGAGGCACACCTGTAGAGGCATGGTCCTCCCCCCGAGCACTCCAACACTGTGACTTGGACAGGATTAACGG GATCCCCATGCCATATACACCTTCAATGTATTTGTCTGtgtggactcactctgtgttgtGGAATGCCATGATCCATCCACTTCTGAACATGACCATCAAAGGAGCTATCTGGTACCAAG GTGAGGCCAACACAGACTACAATCAGAAGAAATactcctgttcctttccctccaTGATTGATGACTGGAGGATGGCTTTCCACCAGAGCTCAGGGAGACAGACTTCACCAGATTTCCCCTTTGGATTTGTACAG GTCTCTACGTATAGAAAGGCCTCCTTAAGTGAGGGATTTCCAAACATACGCTGGCACCAGACTGCAGACTATGGCTTTGCTCCCAACCTGCGTATGAAGAACACATTCATGGCCGTTGCTATGGACTTAGGAGATGAAATGTCTCCTTTTGGCAG TATCCATCCCCGGGACAAGCAAGACGTGGCCTATAGACTGTCTCTAGGGGCGAGAGCTGTGGCTTATGGGGAGGAGGGCGTCTCATTCCAGGGGCCTTTCCCTAGCCGGGTCCTGGTCAATGACCAGTATATCAACGTAACCTATGACCAGAGAGTGTCTGTCACTCAATCCAAAGACATTTTTCAG ATTTGCTGCTCAGTGGTGAGGGCACCCTGTGACTCTCTGTCACTGTGGGTCCCAGCTCCCATACTGCAGTGGGGCGTTAGCGCTGTCCAAGTGTCCACGAATTACTGTTCCATGGACAATGTAGCCGGCCTGCGCTACGCATGGAGGGATTGGCCTTGTGACTTTAAGGCATGTCCTGTTTACAGTGCTGATGGGGTTCTACCTGCACCTCCCTTCACTCTCAATCGCTGGCCAGACAAGCAGTGA
- the LOC115163558 gene encoding sialate O-acetylesterase-like: MEAGGPYNVTAVLQNNHSITLTDVLFGDVWLCGGQSNMAFTTSLVFNASEELALASKFLQVRIFMAALEQSYTELTDLAGVEMPWSVPTAKLLGGRDFKHYSAVCWMFGRHLYKALKYPIGLVTSCWGGTPVEAWSSPRALQHCDLDRINGIPIPYTPSMHLSKRTNSVVECHDPSTSQHDLWYQGFSTLIKGVGPSSHTAVGS, encoded by the exons ATGGAAGCTGGCGGTCCCTACAACGTGACTGCAGTCCTCCAGAACAACCACAGTATCACTCTCACAGATGTGCTGTTTGGGGATGTCTGGCTGTGTGGGGGACAGAGCAACATGGCTTTCACAACGTCTCTG GTGTTCAATGCATCAGAGGAGCTAGCTCTGGCCTCCAAGTTCCTTCAGGTGCGGATCTTTATGGCTGCCTTGGAGCAGAGCTACACTGAGCTGACTGACCTGGCTGGAGTGGAGATGCCCTGGTCTGTCCCCACAGCAA AGTTGCTGGGTGGTAGGGATTTCAAGCACTACTCTGCAGTGTGCTGGATGTTTGGGCGCCACTTGTACAAGGCGCTGAAGTACCCCATCGGCCTAGTGACGTCCTGCTGGGGAGGCACACCTGTAGAGGCATGGTCCTCCCCCCGAGCACTCCAACACTGTGACTTGGACAGGATTAACGG GATCCCCATACCATATACACCTTCAATGCATTTGTCTAAGCGGACTAACTCTGTTGTGGAATGCCATGATCCATCCACTTCTCAACATGACCTCTGGTACCAAG GCTTTTCCACCTTGATAAAAGGTGTGGGTCCCAGCTCCCATACTGCAGTGGGGAGTTAA
- the tbrg1 gene encoding transforming growth factor beta regulator 1 isoform X1 encodes METSEEVLQGSPMIHGKEQARIDRSGPSTSRNQTTGTPLSPMDPLNTLSNFESEMEPDGQGNYSLFPALDNMASLAGAAEALESEPANDVADKPNLTWLDAAQIVLEAAGRPMHIKEIKQQIIDRGLVQSNAKSSLEAVMYRETQKGSRRFKRIENRNGVFALLTDDEGQQALQSFTTQSFMGSPPQSTFSSSGSAASLPPFPSPTGLSETRPKTKKGPRKNQNEKYRLKYLRLRKAALAMIFENAALCDEVAHLEEKFVRAKEERRFLLKSLLQYQSVSEGELLTAATTSSHPPVTFSAVPTGASVLPVGHNLASGTSGAEEGLPKKPKKERGRENGKDDGPKRMSKKRRLADAGSRKLVQPIALDSSGRPVFPIVLGGLTVYSLGEIITDRMLFHDQCAIYPVGFCSTRFFASMKSPDQQCLYTCQIKDGGGGPQFEIVPEEDPQNAIAASSALTCHSNLLKAIGALRSKPVAPIVPSGADFFGFSHPTIQNLIQSCPGARKCSNYQWIRFEVCRPGDGQVPHSLSDDDASVNFEAYQRHQGFDDSIRGEHNLVGMTPQSPGSSHQHLLSSPTLQPSTSYFSH; translated from the exons ATGGAGACAAGCGAAGAAGTGCTTCAGGGTTCTCCGATGATTCACGGAAAAGAGCAAGCACGAATTGACAGGAGTGGG CCCTCAACGAGCAGAAACCAGACCACAGGAACTCCTCTCTCACCTATGGACCCACTGAACACACTGTCCAACTTCGAGTCAGAGATGGAGCCAGACGGACAGGGAAACTACTCTCTCTTCCCTGCCTTGGACAACATGGCCAGCCTGGCAGGAGCTGCCGAGGCTCTAGAGAG TGAACCAGCTAACGATGTTGCAGACAAGCCCAATCTCACATGGCTTGATGCTGCGCAG ATTGTATTGGAGGCAGCTGGACGCCCAATGCATATCAAGGAGATCAAACAGCAAATCATTGACAGGGGATTGGTTCAGTCCAA TGCGAAGTCAAGCCTTGAGGCTGTCATGTACCGTGAG ACACAGAAAGGCAGCAGGAGATTCAAGAGGATTGAGAACAGAAATGGAGTCTTTGCACTGTTG aCAGATGATGAGGGGCAGCAGGCTCTACAGTCCTTCACCACCCAGTCTTTCATGGGGTCTCCCCCCCAGTCAACCTTCTCCAGCTCTGGCTCTGCAGCCTCTctgcctcccttcccctcccccacGGGTCTCTCTGAGACCAGGCCCAAGACCAAGAAAGGCCCACGCAAGAACCAGAACGAAAAGTACAGACTAAAGTACCTCAGACTACGCAAAGCAGCACTGGCCATGATTTTC GAGAATGCGGCTCTCTGTGATGAAGTTGCCCACTTAGAGGAGAAGTTTGTGCGAGCAAAAGAGGAGCGTAG GTTCTTACTGAAATCGCTGTTGCAGTACCAGTCTGTGTCAGAGGGGGAGCTGctcactgctgctactaccagCTCTCACCCCCCTGTGACCTTCAGTGCCGTCCCAACGGGGGCGTCAGTCCTGCCTGTGGGTCATAACCTGGCCTCTGGGACCTCTGGGGCAGAGGAGGGCCTTCCTAAGAAGCCTAAGAAGGAACGAGGCAGGGAGAATGGAAAAGACGACG GTCCAAAAAGAATGTCAAAAAAGCGGAGGCTTGCTGACGCGGGGTCTCGTAAGCTGGTTCAGCCCATCGCTCTGGACTCCTCAGGACGTCCTGTCTTCCCCATAGTACTGGGGGGTCTGACTGTGTACAGTCTAGGGGAG ATTATCACAGACAGGATGCTGTTCCATGACCAGTGTGCCATTTACCCAGTGGGTTTCTGTAGCACACGCTTCTTCGCCAGCATGAAGAGCCCTGATCAGCAGTGCCTCTACACCTGCCAGATTAAGGATGGGGGTGGTGGCCCACAG TTTGAGATAGTGCCTGAGGAAGACCCTCAGAATGCCATAGCTGCCTCCTCTGCCCTCACCTGCCATTCCAACCTGCTGAAGGCCATTGGTGCTCTAAG ATCTAAACCGGTGGCACCCATCGTGCCTTCTGGAGCAGACTTCTTTGGATTCTCCCACCCCACCATCCAGAACCTGATCCAGAGCTGCCCAGGAGCACGCAAGTGCAGCAA TTATCAGTGGATCCGTTTCGAGGTGTGTCGTCCAGGCGACGGCCAGGTTCCACACAGCCTGTCTGATGACGATGCCTCGGTCAACTTTGAGGCCTACCAGAGACACCAGGGCTTTGATGACAGCATCAGGGGGGAGCACAATCTAGTAG GCATGACTCCACAATCCCCTGGTTCCTCTCACCAGCATCTTCTGAGCTCACCCACCCTTCAACCTTCTACATCTTACTTCAGCCACTGA
- the tbrg1 gene encoding transforming growth factor beta regulator 1 isoform X2, with protein sequence METSEEVLQGSPMIHGKEQARIDRSGPSTSRNQTTGTPLSPMDPLNTLSNFESEMEPDGQGNYSLFPALDNMASLAGAAEALESEPANDVADKPNLTWLDAAQIVLEAAGRPMHIKEIKQQIIDRGLVQSNAKSSLEAVMYRETDDEGQQALQSFTTQSFMGSPPQSTFSSSGSAASLPPFPSPTGLSETRPKTKKGPRKNQNEKYRLKYLRLRKAALAMIFENAALCDEVAHLEEKFVRAKEERRFLLKSLLQYQSVSEGELLTAATTSSHPPVTFSAVPTGASVLPVGHNLASGTSGAEEGLPKKPKKERGRENGKDDGPKRMSKKRRLADAGSRKLVQPIALDSSGRPVFPIVLGGLTVYSLGEIITDRMLFHDQCAIYPVGFCSTRFFASMKSPDQQCLYTCQIKDGGGGPQFEIVPEEDPQNAIAASSALTCHSNLLKAIGALRSKPVAPIVPSGADFFGFSHPTIQNLIQSCPGARKCSNYQWIRFEVCRPGDGQVPHSLSDDDASVNFEAYQRHQGFDDSIRGEHNLVGMTPQSPGSSHQHLLSSPTLQPSTSYFSH encoded by the exons ATGGAGACAAGCGAAGAAGTGCTTCAGGGTTCTCCGATGATTCACGGAAAAGAGCAAGCACGAATTGACAGGAGTGGG CCCTCAACGAGCAGAAACCAGACCACAGGAACTCCTCTCTCACCTATGGACCCACTGAACACACTGTCCAACTTCGAGTCAGAGATGGAGCCAGACGGACAGGGAAACTACTCTCTCTTCCCTGCCTTGGACAACATGGCCAGCCTGGCAGGAGCTGCCGAGGCTCTAGAGAG TGAACCAGCTAACGATGTTGCAGACAAGCCCAATCTCACATGGCTTGATGCTGCGCAG ATTGTATTGGAGGCAGCTGGACGCCCAATGCATATCAAGGAGATCAAACAGCAAATCATTGACAGGGGATTGGTTCAGTCCAA TGCGAAGTCAAGCCTTGAGGCTGTCATGTACCGTGAG aCAGATGATGAGGGGCAGCAGGCTCTACAGTCCTTCACCACCCAGTCTTTCATGGGGTCTCCCCCCCAGTCAACCTTCTCCAGCTCTGGCTCTGCAGCCTCTctgcctcccttcccctcccccacGGGTCTCTCTGAGACCAGGCCCAAGACCAAGAAAGGCCCACGCAAGAACCAGAACGAAAAGTACAGACTAAAGTACCTCAGACTACGCAAAGCAGCACTGGCCATGATTTTC GAGAATGCGGCTCTCTGTGATGAAGTTGCCCACTTAGAGGAGAAGTTTGTGCGAGCAAAAGAGGAGCGTAG GTTCTTACTGAAATCGCTGTTGCAGTACCAGTCTGTGTCAGAGGGGGAGCTGctcactgctgctactaccagCTCTCACCCCCCTGTGACCTTCAGTGCCGTCCCAACGGGGGCGTCAGTCCTGCCTGTGGGTCATAACCTGGCCTCTGGGACCTCTGGGGCAGAGGAGGGCCTTCCTAAGAAGCCTAAGAAGGAACGAGGCAGGGAGAATGGAAAAGACGACG GTCCAAAAAGAATGTCAAAAAAGCGGAGGCTTGCTGACGCGGGGTCTCGTAAGCTGGTTCAGCCCATCGCTCTGGACTCCTCAGGACGTCCTGTCTTCCCCATAGTACTGGGGGGTCTGACTGTGTACAGTCTAGGGGAG ATTATCACAGACAGGATGCTGTTCCATGACCAGTGTGCCATTTACCCAGTGGGTTTCTGTAGCACACGCTTCTTCGCCAGCATGAAGAGCCCTGATCAGCAGTGCCTCTACACCTGCCAGATTAAGGATGGGGGTGGTGGCCCACAG TTTGAGATAGTGCCTGAGGAAGACCCTCAGAATGCCATAGCTGCCTCCTCTGCCCTCACCTGCCATTCCAACCTGCTGAAGGCCATTGGTGCTCTAAG ATCTAAACCGGTGGCACCCATCGTGCCTTCTGGAGCAGACTTCTTTGGATTCTCCCACCCCACCATCCAGAACCTGATCCAGAGCTGCCCAGGAGCACGCAAGTGCAGCAA TTATCAGTGGATCCGTTTCGAGGTGTGTCGTCCAGGCGACGGCCAGGTTCCACACAGCCTGTCTGATGACGATGCCTCGGTCAACTTTGAGGCCTACCAGAGACACCAGGGCTTTGATGACAGCATCAGGGGGGAGCACAATCTAGTAG GCATGACTCCACAATCCCCTGGTTCCTCTCACCAGCATCTTCTGAGCTCACCCACCCTTCAACCTTCTACATCTTACTTCAGCCACTGA
- the tbrg1 gene encoding transforming growth factor beta regulator 1 isoform X3 has translation METSEEVLQGSPMIHGKEQARIDRSGPSTSRNQTTGTPLSPMDPLNTLSNFESEMEPDGQGNYSLFPALDNMASLAGAAEALESEPANDVADKPNLTWLDAAQIVLEAAGRPMHIKEIKQQIIDRGLVQSNAKSSLEAVMYRETQKGSRRFKRIENRNGVFALLTDDEGQQALQSFTTQSFMGSPPQSTFSSSGSAASLPPFPSPTGLSETRPKTKKGPRKNQNEKYRLKYLRLRKAALAMIFENAALCDEVAHLEEKFVRAKEERRFLLKSLLQYQSVSEGELLTAATTSSHPPVTFSAVPTGASVLPVGHNLASGTSGAEEGLPKKPKKERGRENGKDDGPKRMSKKRRLADAGSRKLVQPIALDSSGRPVFPIVLGGLTVYSLGEIITDRMLFHDQCAIYPVGFCSTRFFASMKSPDQQCLYTCQIKDGGGGPQFEIVPEEDPQNAIAASSALTCHSNLLKAIGALRSKPVAPIVPSGADFFGFSHPTIQNLIQSCPGARKCSNYQWIRFEVCRPGDGQVPHSLSDDDASVNFEAYQRHQGFDDSIRGEHNLA, from the exons ATGGAGACAAGCGAAGAAGTGCTTCAGGGTTCTCCGATGATTCACGGAAAAGAGCAAGCACGAATTGACAGGAGTGGG CCCTCAACGAGCAGAAACCAGACCACAGGAACTCCTCTCTCACCTATGGACCCACTGAACACACTGTCCAACTTCGAGTCAGAGATGGAGCCAGACGGACAGGGAAACTACTCTCTCTTCCCTGCCTTGGACAACATGGCCAGCCTGGCAGGAGCTGCCGAGGCTCTAGAGAG TGAACCAGCTAACGATGTTGCAGACAAGCCCAATCTCACATGGCTTGATGCTGCGCAG ATTGTATTGGAGGCAGCTGGACGCCCAATGCATATCAAGGAGATCAAACAGCAAATCATTGACAGGGGATTGGTTCAGTCCAA TGCGAAGTCAAGCCTTGAGGCTGTCATGTACCGTGAG ACACAGAAAGGCAGCAGGAGATTCAAGAGGATTGAGAACAGAAATGGAGTCTTTGCACTGTTG aCAGATGATGAGGGGCAGCAGGCTCTACAGTCCTTCACCACCCAGTCTTTCATGGGGTCTCCCCCCCAGTCAACCTTCTCCAGCTCTGGCTCTGCAGCCTCTctgcctcccttcccctcccccacGGGTCTCTCTGAGACCAGGCCCAAGACCAAGAAAGGCCCACGCAAGAACCAGAACGAAAAGTACAGACTAAAGTACCTCAGACTACGCAAAGCAGCACTGGCCATGATTTTC GAGAATGCGGCTCTCTGTGATGAAGTTGCCCACTTAGAGGAGAAGTTTGTGCGAGCAAAAGAGGAGCGTAG GTTCTTACTGAAATCGCTGTTGCAGTACCAGTCTGTGTCAGAGGGGGAGCTGctcactgctgctactaccagCTCTCACCCCCCTGTGACCTTCAGTGCCGTCCCAACGGGGGCGTCAGTCCTGCCTGTGGGTCATAACCTGGCCTCTGGGACCTCTGGGGCAGAGGAGGGCCTTCCTAAGAAGCCTAAGAAGGAACGAGGCAGGGAGAATGGAAAAGACGACG GTCCAAAAAGAATGTCAAAAAAGCGGAGGCTTGCTGACGCGGGGTCTCGTAAGCTGGTTCAGCCCATCGCTCTGGACTCCTCAGGACGTCCTGTCTTCCCCATAGTACTGGGGGGTCTGACTGTGTACAGTCTAGGGGAG ATTATCACAGACAGGATGCTGTTCCATGACCAGTGTGCCATTTACCCAGTGGGTTTCTGTAGCACACGCTTCTTCGCCAGCATGAAGAGCCCTGATCAGCAGTGCCTCTACACCTGCCAGATTAAGGATGGGGGTGGTGGCCCACAG TTTGAGATAGTGCCTGAGGAAGACCCTCAGAATGCCATAGCTGCCTCCTCTGCCCTCACCTGCCATTCCAACCTGCTGAAGGCCATTGGTGCTCTAAG ATCTAAACCGGTGGCACCCATCGTGCCTTCTGGAGCAGACTTCTTTGGATTCTCCCACCCCACCATCCAGAACCTGATCCAGAGCTGCCCAGGAGCACGCAAGTGCAGCAA TTATCAGTGGATCCGTTTCGAGGTGTGTCGTCCAGGCGACGGCCAGGTTCCACACAGCCTGTCTGATGACGATGCCTCGGTCAACTTTGAGGCCTACCAGAGACACCAGGGCTTTGATGACAGCATCAGGGGGGAGCACAATCTA GCATGA